The Oculatellaceae cyanobacterium genomic sequence AAGGTGTCACCTTCTGCGACATTCTCAGCAAGTTCTATAACTTGCTGGAAGCTACTGGCTTTTTCTTTAACTTGATCTTCGAGCTCTTCGACAAAGCGAAACACTTCTGCAAGACTTCGCTTAATTATCTCGGTGCGATCGACATTTAGGTCTTCGATGAACTAAGCAATTCCTTCGCAGGAACCGCTCGTCTCCAAAACCGTGCTTGAGACTTTCACCTCACACGGCTCCTCAGTAATAAGACTCCATTTGTCATGAGTACCTCTGATTACCCGTTTCTTGGGATTAGGTTTGGCACTGTTGCAGCCAGATTTTTTACCGAGACTACCATCTTTGGCAGTCTTTTCATCGTGGCAATGACGGTGAAGTAATTGCATATTTTTGTACTCATTCTTTCCGCCTTTTGACTTGGGAATGATGTGGTCAATTTCCATCACTGATGCTTCTGTGAAATGTAATTTGCAGTGGGCGCATTTTCCTTTTTGTGACTTCAGAAGTGTCGCCACATTCTTAGGTACTTCGGGGTTATGACCCATTCTTGAACTCCAGTAAACTAGGTTGCCATCATAAGGACTGACTTCGCCTTTAACTTTCACATGACGAACTATTTCAGTCGCGTTATGTCTCAATAACCGCATTGGGTTTTTACCTTCTTGCCTGGTTGCGAATACCCAGTTATCACCGCCTATGGTTTGCCAATATTTATTAGATATCCATTTCCCCGATTTTTTGGGATGGCGGTGCTTTGCCCAGCTTTTTAACTTTTTATACATCTTTGCCGATAGCGCCGAGAATATCTCTTTGCTGACTTGTGTACTGTAATAGTTAGTCCACCCTTTAATGATTGGGTTCAAATGGTCTATCAGCGCAGCTTGTGGGGCTGCTTTATGCTGGTCTATTATCTCTACAATCCGGTCATAATGTACTTTGATTTTTTCTTTGCTGGGTTTGATGATTGTCTTGAATCCAAGTGGTTTCCCGATAGTATTACAGCCTGTGTTGTATTTTCCTGCTGGGTACTGCCTGACGTTGAAGCCGAGGAAATTAAACCCTGCGTCTTGCCCCTCATATTCAATTAGGGTATGAGCAAGTCGTGTTTTACTTGGTTTCAATTCTAGTCCCATGCCATTTAACCACTCAGAGATTGTCTCTTTACATCTTTGGACAACGGTTAGGTCTTCGTGCAGTATCACGAAGTCATCGGCGTAACGTATAAGGCTTAAGGTATTTCTTTTGTCCTTTTTGTTTTGCTGTCTTCCTCTTTTGTTTTTGAGGTTTAATGTTTCAGCAATTTGTTTTATCCGTTCTTCCATTCCGTGAAGGGCAATGTTCGCCAGTAACGGGGATATGACCCCGCCTTGTGGTGTACCCTCAGATGTGGGGAACAATTGTTTACCATCCATCACCCCCGACTTGAGCCACGATTTAATCTGGCGTTTTAGTGTCGGGAATGTATTCAATTTAGTGAGAAGTTCCCTGTGGTTAATTCTGTCGAAGCATTTGGCAATATCGGCATCCAACACGTATTTGGCTTTATGCTTAATTGCGTTAAATATTGCTTCGACTGCATCATGACATGAGCGCCCTGGTCGGAATCCGTAGGAGTTGGGTTCAAATCGTGCCTCCCACTCCGGTTCAAGTGCTAGTTTGACTAACGCTTGAAGCGCCCTGTCGTACATCGTGGGAATTCCCAGAGGACGCTTTTCGTCCGTCCCTGGTTTGTCTATCCATACCCGTCTAGTGGGCATAGCCTTCCCCTTTAGCGCAAGTTTTTTCACCAGTGCCAGCCTTTGTACGGGAGCTAAGGATTTTACCCCGTCTACCCCAGCCGTCTTTTTGCCCAGGTTATCTTGTGTCACGCGACGTACCGCCAGCATTTTTCCTGACCAAGACCTCATCAAAGTCTTTTGGAGTCTGCGAACTACTGCTAAATCACCACGACTAGAGGCTTTGTAGATTCTCTTTTGTAGCTTATAAACTCGGACTTCCAGCTTGCGCCAGTTGACCTTGCTCCATTCCACCGTCTGATTACTCAGCGTATTAGACATATAGACCACTACTCAAAACTCTACATTCCTTACTACCGCGAGTCTGTCAGCGTATCCCTGCCATTACAGCAAGGCGTTTGCTTCTGACTCAATCCTCCCCACTCGCAGCATCCGGTTAGCACCTACTCAGTGTGTTCGACCTCACTGAGAGCATACGAGGGGTTACTTCGTTCCGAGTGACCATACTATGAATCTTTAGAGTTCCACTGTCCACCAGGTTTGTTTGGAGATGCTGTTGGTCAAACTGAAATTGCCAACCCTTATCCTTTGCCTTTTGGCTCCAGCCTGTCATTCCTTTTGGCTGGTTCGATAGTGACGATGGTTCAGTCGTGGATTCAAGCGTAATGCTTTACTCATGGATTCTTTGCTTGCCCGCACTGCCATAGGACTTGGAGTGTAGAAGGCTTTTATCCCCGCTTCAGGGCATGGTTGCTAATCATGAACCTGGGGGCTACGCTTTCACCTGGCATCTACAGGGGAGGGATTCTCACCCTCATGGTTCACTCAGTTGTCATGTTTTTTCAGTCAATACGATAGACTGATATCATGCGGCTAATCCTCCTAACCTTTACAGGCATTGGTTTCTAGCCAACGAATCGCACTTCAATTTCCATGCTGTAACCTTACGGTTTGAGTACAACTTTGATGCAGTTCTCTTTTTTATCTCTAAAAATTTTGTAACCGTGCGGTGCTTGGTCTAAAGGTAGCTTATGGGTGATTACAAAAGATGGATCAATTTCCCCATTTTGGACACGTTCCAGTAAGGGACGCAAATATTTATGAACGTGGGTTTGTCCCATTTTGAAGGTTAAACCTTTGTTAAATGCTGCACCCATTGGAATTTTGTCGAGGAAGCCACCGTAAACACCTGCTACAGATACATGACCGCCTTTGCGACAAGCGACAATAAGTTGTCTAAGTGCGGTTGGTCGGTCTGTTTCTAAACGGACTGCTTGCTTCACTTGGTCGTAGAGTGAATCCGCCCCTGTTCCGTGTGCTTCGAGTCCTACAGCATCAATAACAGAATCGGGGCCACGTCCTCCGGTCATTTCTTTAACAGCTTCACCCGCATCAACTTCTTCATAGTTGATTACTTCTGCGTTGCATTGTTCTTTCGCCATCTGCAAACGTTCAGGAACGCGGTCAATGGCGATTACCCGTTCTGCGCCTAACATATAGGCACTTTTAATTGCAAATAGTCCAACAGGGCCACAACCCCAAACTGCTACTACGTCTCCTGGTTTAATATTGCAGTTTTCGGCTGCCATATACCCTGTTGGGAAGATATCTGTCAGAAATAGAACTTGATCGTCGGTTAATCCATCAGGAATTTTTAGTAAACCGACATCAGCAAATGGTACTCGTGCATACTCAGCTTGACCACCTGCATAACCACCGAATAAATGAGAATAGCCAAATAATCCGGCTGGTGAATGACCATACATCGGTTCAATCATCCAAGCGTTGGGGTTAGAGTTATCGCACAGTGACCACAAATCTTGTTGGCAGAAGTAACAATTACCGCAGGAGATAGTGAAGGGAACAACAACGCGATCGCCTTTTTTGACTTTTTTCACTCCACTACCAACTTCGATCACTTCTCCCATAAATTCGTGACCGAGAATATCACCCGACTGCATACTTGGAATGAAGCCATTATAAATATGCAAATCTGAGCCACAAATTGCCGTTGAAGTAATTTTAATAATGGCATCACGGGGATTGAGAATTTTTGGATCTGGTACTGTATCCACGCGCACATCATTTGAGCCATGCCAGCAAAGTGCTTTCATTTCAATAGTCTCCTTGAATAAAGTAATTATCGATTAGCAACTGAACAACCAATTATCAATTTTTAAATATTTCCCCATAACAAAAACAATGGGTAAATTTTTACTCAACTCACTTTTCAAACAAAAGTTTTGGGTAATTGATAATTCTTAATTATTTCTGCGATCTAGTGCTGATTTTCCTTTGCTTTTCCTGTCACTACATCGGCTAAAGCTTTAGCTTTTTCGGAAATAGGTTTATCAACATTTAACTGATCTTTGACTTGCTCAATCTTTTTTTCAATCTGATACTGAGCATTGTCACCAAGATATTCGCCTGAGCTATTTTCTGTATGACGTTTGATATTATCTGCAGTTAGTTTTAGTTGTTGCGAATATTCCGGTACTTGGTTGGAATTTTCAGCTAATGCTAAAAGATGATTGTTAAATGTGAAAGCATTAACTACTAATAAAGTAACTACAGCCAGAAAAACGCTCATAGTTTGGTGCAAGCTCATGTTTTGGATTAAAGATTTTTTTGACTTCATGCACTCCTCAACTGTTAAAATTAGTATCGAAATTACTTACTTCTACCAGAAGGTTGACCTTCTGTAGTAGCAAGTTCACCCGCTTCCATTAATTGCTTAAAGCGACGCAAATCATCTCCAGCTTGCTGTTCTGGTTCTTCCCCAAAAAGTTTAGCGATAGTCGCTCCGACAACACCTCCTGGCGGGCTATATTCAAGCACAACTTTTACTTCTGTACCACGTCCACCAGGTGCAGGGGTAAAGCGTACAAAGCCAGAATTATCAAT encodes the following:
- the ltrA gene encoding group II intron reverse transcriptase/maturase, encoding MSNTLSNQTVEWSKVNWRKLEVRVYKLQKRIYKASSRGDLAVVRRLQKTLMRSWSGKMLAVRRVTQDNLGKKTAGVDGVKSLAPVQRLALVKKLALKGKAMPTRRVWIDKPGTDEKRPLGIPTMYDRALQALVKLALEPEWEARFEPNSYGFRPGRSCHDAVEAIFNAIKHKAKYVLDADIAKCFDRINHRELLTKLNTFPTLKRQIKSWLKSGVMDGKQLFPTSEGTPQGGVISPLLANIALHGMEERIKQIAETLNLKNKRGRQQNKKDKRNTLSLIRYADDFVILHEDLTVVQRCKETISEWLNGMGLELKPSKTRLAHTLIEYEGQDAGFNFLGFNVRQYPAGKYNTGCNTIGKPLGFKTIIKPSKEKIKVHYDRIVEIIDQHKAAPQAALIDHLNPIIKGWTNYYSTQVSKEIFSALSAKMYKKLKSWAKHRHPKKSGKWISNKYWQTIGGDNWVFATRQEGKNPMRLLRHNATEIVRHVKVKGEVSPYDGNLVYWSSRMGHNPEVPKNVATLLKSQKGKCAHCKLHFTEASVMEIDHIIPKSKGGKNEYKNMQLLHRHCHDEKTAKDGSLGKKSGCNSAKPNPKKRVIRGTHDKWSLITEEPCEVKVSSTVLETSGSCEGIA
- a CDS encoding zinc-dependent alcohol dehydrogenase; the protein is MKALCWHGSNDVRVDTVPDPKILNPRDAIIKITSTAICGSDLHIYNGFIPSMQSGDILGHEFMGEVIEVGSGVKKVKKGDRVVVPFTISCGNCYFCQQDLWSLCDNSNPNAWMIEPMYGHSPAGLFGYSHLFGGYAGGQAEYARVPFADVGLLKIPDGLTDDQVLFLTDIFPTGYMAAENCNIKPGDVVAVWGCGPVGLFAIKSAYMLGAERVIAIDRVPERLQMAKEQCNAEVINYEEVDAGEAVKEMTGGRGPDSVIDAVGLEAHGTGADSLYDQVKQAVRLETDRPTALRQLIVACRKGGHVSVAGVYGGFLDKIPMGAAFNKGLTFKMGQTHVHKYLRPLLERVQNGEIDPSFVITHKLPLDQAPHGYKIFRDKKENCIKVVLKP